The genomic DNA AATCCGGCAGAGACCGGATCGACAGCAGGATCGATATGGGCGAGACCGACTATCGTGCCGCCCATTAATGTATGTGTTAATGTATCCATGATTTCACTCCGTTTCAATACGGCATATATTATTATAATTATTTTTAAAAAGGTGAGTTGTACAATGTTCAAAAGACCGGAATTTAATAATACATTACTGAATTGGTACCAGGCAAACAAACGGAATCTGCCCTGGCGTGAGACGTCGGATCCTTTTAAAATATGGCTGAGCGAGGTCATGCTTCAGCAAACTCAGGTCATTACTGTTATACCCTATTATGAGAAATTTATAACAAAATATAGTAATCTCGATGCACTTGCGGATGCCGATGAACAGTCGCTTTTAAAGGACTGGGAAGGTCTTGGGTATTACAACAGAATCCGTAATTTTCAGCACGCAGTTAAAGAGGTTCAGGAAAAATATGATTCACAGGTGCCGGATCGTCCGGACGAATTTTTCAGTCTGAAAGGTGTCGGACCGTATATCGGCGGGGCAGTACAGAGTATTGCATTTAACAATCAGCTTGCTGCAGTGGACGGTAACGTACTCCGTGTCATGTCGAGACTGAATCGGGACGGACGCGATATGACAAAAGCATCTGTCCAAAAAGATGTGAAACGTTACATCGAAGAAGACATGCCTCTTGAAGCGGGGGATTTTAACCAGGCGCTGATGGAACTCGGGGCAACGATATGTACGCCGCGTACACCTAAATGTGTCATCTGTCCGGTTAAAGAACATTGTGAGGCGCTGAAAGCGAATGAAGTGATGCAGTATCCGCTGAAAAAGAAACAAAAAGCGAAGCAGGAATACTATTACAACGTGTACTTTATACTGAATGACAAAGGCGAAATTCTCCTGACTAAACAGGAGGACGATCTGTTAAAAGGAATGTATGAACTGCCGAGATATGATGTCGATACATCGCTCGAGTCAATCGAAGATGAATATAATATTCAGCTCAGTCAGCCGGGATCACCGGTCGGTGATCATAAACATGTCTTTACTCATAAAATATGGTACATGGAAGGCTATATTGTATATACAGTCAACGACAATGAGAATTTTATCCCGCTGCAGGACGTTAAAAATCTTCCGATGAGTGTAGCAATGCAGAAAATGATGAATTTAATTAATACTGCTTCGGAATCCGAACTGTAAATTTTTAAAACACATGGCGCTGTGCTATACTGTTTACGTAAATAATAAAGGTGGTGGCAGTAATATGGTGATGGAATCCATCCCAAAAGAGGGAAGTAAAATGAGGATTCAGAGCTATAAACATGATGGGAAAATCCACCGCGTATGGAGTGAAACGACGATTCTTAAAGGGACGGATCACGTCGTGATTGGTGGAAATAACCGCACGCTTGTAACAGAGAGCGACGGACGAAAATGGGTAACAAGAGAGCCCGCTATCGTTTATTTCCATAAAGATTTCTGGTTTAATGTCATCTGTATGTTTAGAGATGACGGAGTTTATTATTACTGCAACTTATCTTCACCATATGCCTGTGATGACGAAGCGATTAAGTATATCGACTATGATCTGGATATTAAAGTGTATCCGGACGGCAAATATCATCTTCTCGATGAAGATGAATACAAAGTGCACCGCAGTAAAATGAACTATCCCGACAGCATCGACGAGATATTAAAACATCAGGTCGATGAACTGCAGCAGTGGATAGAACACAAAAAAGGACCATTTGCTCCGGATTTTATAAAGGTATGGCACCATCGTTTTAATAGTGAACATTAACCAATCGGCCGAGCGTTGATTGGTTTTACTAATTTATTGGAGGAACGCTCATAAATGATCAGACGTTATATGCAATTTGTTAAGCCGTACTACGGTATAATCGGTTTAACCATTTTAATCGGTGTACTGAAGTTTGGTATTCCGCTCCTTATTCCTTTACTCGTCGCTTATGCCATCGACAGCATTATTCTTGCTGACGGTCTTGCATACGACGAACGTATTTCGATGCTTATTGAGATACTGATTGTATTCGCGGTAGTATTTATAGTTTTAAGACCCCCGGTTGAATTCTTCAGACAATATTTAGCCCAGCGTACCAGCAACAAGATTCTGTACGACATAAGAAAAAAACTATACGGGCACCTGCAGATGCTGAGTGCAAAGTTTTACTCAAATAACAAAGTCGGCGAAGTTATTTCCCGCGTGATTAATGATGTCGAGCAGACGAAGGACTTTATTATGACCGGTCTGATGAACGTCTGGCTGGATCTTGTGACGATAATTATCGCACTGATTATTATCTTCAGCTTAAACGTGCAGCTTGCCTTTGCATCTATTTTAATATTCCCGTTTTATATTTTCGGTGTCTGGTTCTTCTTCGGACGTTTAAGAGAGAAGACGAGAAACCGTTCGCAGGCACTTGCCGAAGTACAGGGGTTCCTGCATGAAAGAGTGCAGGGGATTAACGTCGTAAAAAGCTTTGCGATAGAAAATCATGAAGAAGAAAGATTCGATAATACAAACAATAACTTCCTGACAAAAGCGCTGGAGCATTCGCGCTGGACTGCATACAGTTTTATGGTCGTCAATACGATTACGGATATCGGTCCCCTGATTGTTATCGGATACGGTACTTACCTCGTATTGAACGGAGACCTGACAGTAGGGGTGCTTGCTGCATTCGTTGCGTACCTTGAAAGATTATACGGTCCGCTCCGCAGACTCGTTTCATCATCGACTTCACTCACTCAGAGTATTGCATCGATGGACCGTGTGTTCGGATTGTTCGATGTACCGTACGATGTAAAAGATAAAGAAGGCGCACAGCCTATCAAAGATGTTAAAGGACAAATTGAAATCAGTAATGTCGGTTTTAAATACGATGAAAATGACAACGATGTCCTGAAGAATATTAATCTCGATATAGAAATCGGACAGACAGTTGCATTTGTCGGCATGAGCGGGGGCGGAAAGTCGTCACTTGTCTCACTGATTCCGAGATTTTACGATGTGACGGCCGGCAGTATTAAAATAGACGGTCAGGATATTAGAGACGTATCCGTCCGTTCACTGAGAGATAATCTTGGAATCGTCATGCAGGACAATATATTATTCTCGGATTCAATCAGAGAAAATATACTGCTTGCAAAACCGGAGGCAACGGAAGAAGAAGTGATTCTTGCCGCACAGCGTGCCAATGCTCACGAATTCATTATGAATCTGGAAGAAGGGTATGATACAACAGTAGGAGAGCGCGGAGTGAAATTATCCGGGGGACAGAAGCAGCGCATTGCAATTGCACGTGTTTTCCTTAAAAACCCGCCGATTCTTATTCTGGACGAGGCGACAAGTGCACTGGATCTTGAAAGTGAAAGTATTATTCAGGATACACTGGACAAGCTGTCATCGGACAGAACGACACTGGTCGTTGCCCACAGGTTATCAACAGTGACTCATGCAGATAAAATTGTCGTCATTGAAAACGGGGAAATTACAGAAACAGGTACTCATAGTGAACTGATGTCTAAAAAAGGTGCATACAAGAACCTGTATGATATTCAGGGACTGTAAAGGACTGATATGTTAAATGAACTATTTGAATATAGATTTTTTAAGTGACAATACGCTGGAAGCAGCAAAGCAGCTGCTCGGCGTCGAAGTAGTCACAGAAATAAATGGTGAGAAAACGAGCGGCTTTATAACTGAAGTTGAGGCGTATCTAGGTTTGAGCGACAGAGCAGCACATACATTCAACGGCAAAGTAACAAAAAAGAATGCTATGATGTTTGAACCGTATGGTCATATTTATGTGTATACAATGCACGGCCACAACTGCATGAATTTTGTTACGACGACCGACCGGCCGGAAGGAATTCTGATCCGGGGTATTGAACCGCATCAGGGTATCGATATTATGAAAGAACGGAGAGGGAAAGAAACCGATTTAACTTCGGGTCCCGGTAAGCTGACGAAAGCACTTGGTATTACACGTGCCGAACATAACGGGGCAAAAATTAACGGTGACACTCTTCATGTACTGCCGGGCAGAAACCCCGCAGCTATTGAAGAAACGAAACGAATCGGCATTGATAATAAAGAAGAAGCGGTGGATTATCTGTACCGTTTTATCGTTAAAGGCAATCCGAACGTCAGTCGTTTTAAAGGCAAACCAGGCATTAATAATGGATGGCAATAAAAAAACTGCGGAGAATATTCTCCGCAGTTTTTTTATATATCCAAAGTCTCATCCTGTATATCGATTTTATTTTTATCAATATGGTAGCTGAAGAAACTGTTTGTCAGTCTGTCTACCCGGTCAATCGCGCGTGAGTATTCATGCATTGATGTAATGATTTCCAGTATGTTTTCATATTGGAGTTTATCATCTTCTTCAGTAAGGCGGGAATACTCTTTCAGGAAATGAGTCATAAGACTCTCTTCAAAGTAATGGGAACCTTCGACGTATAGTTCCGAAGTTTCCGGTTTAATCTTTTCCGTGAACTTCATAAACACCTGTTCGTGATAAGCCATCATTTCATCCATTTCTATACGGATATGATACTTTAAATCGTCAGGCAGATGTTTGTAATCATTTTCGTACCGGTTAATCCGCTTAAGCAGATTGTACGCCTGTCTCGTCGAAGCAATCATGTGTTTAAACAGTACTTTACGTCTGTGGTCGCCGAAGCGCTGTTTTTTGAACAGGTTGCGCTCTTCTTTATACCAGGAATACATCGTTTCAAGTTTCGTTACACGTTTTTGCAGCTGTTCGAGATCTTTTTTAACATTTTGTGATTCCGTTACCGCATTCAGTTCGAGACGCATCCATTTAAAAATGTCATTTGCGATATTAAAACAGTTATGATACATCTTCGTTTCATAACGCGGCGGGATAAAGACCAGATTGACGAGAAGTGATACAAGAACACCAATCATCACAAGCGAGAAACGTGTGCCGGCAACAATAAGGAAATCAGACGTTTCAAGATCGGCGCCGAAAGGCACATCCATTATGGCAACGACGGTAATAACCGCAAGTGTCGACACGCTCTGCAGTTTAAAGAACAGAAGCATTGCCAGTACCAGTATGACAGTCAACCCGATAATAAGGATGTTGCTGCCGAACAGAAGTACCATGACTATGGCTGATATCGCACCGATTGTGTTACCTCTGAATTGGTTCCATGTTGTTTCAAGAGAACGGTAGACATTGGGCTGCAGTGCGTTGACCGCAGCGATTCCCGCAATCAGGGCGGGTGTCAGGCCAATTTGATTTGTAATTAAGAAAGTTAATACAACGGCTATACCCGTTTTTAATACTCTAGCACCAAAACGCATGGCACCAACTCCTAAAGGTCATTTTTGAACACATCTTCAACTATTGCAAGTGTATCATCAATATCTTTTTCTGTATGTTCTGTCGTTAAGAACCAGGCTTCATATTTTGAAGGTGCGATATTGATACCGCGGCTGATCAGTCCTCTGAAGAACTTAGCGAAGACTTCGCCGTCACTTGCTTCAGCCTGAGTGTAGTTGGTCACAGTTTCATCGGTAAAGTAAATTGTCAGTGCACCGACGAGACGGTTAATCTTAGCTGTAACATTATATTTTTCAATCAGAGCGTTAAGACCGTCTTCCAGTTTTGCACCCAGTCTGTCGAGCTCTTCGTATACACCCGGTTTTTCAAGAACTTCAAGACATGCAATACCTGCAGCCATCGACAGCGGATTTCCTGCCATGGTTCCGGCCTGATAAGCGGCACCGAGTGGTGCGACACTTTCCATAATATCCAGACGCCCGCCGTATGCGCCAATTGGTGTTCCACCGCCGATGATTTTACCCATCGCAGTTAAATCCGGAGTGACACCCACGATGTCAGTCGCCGAACCGTAGCCGAAACGGAATGCTGTAATGACTTCGTCGTAAATGACAAGTGATCCATTATCGTGTGCAATATCGTTTACCGCCTGTAAAAATCCGTCTTCAGCTTCAACGATACCGAAGTTCCCGACGATTGGTTCAACAAGTACTGCAGCAATTTCATCACCGAAATGGTTAATAGCTTCTTTAAAATCTTCCAGGTTGTTGAAAGGAACGGTAATTACATCCTGTGCAACACTTTCTGGCACTCCAGCAGAGTCCGGAGTGCCGAGCTGTGAAGGGCCGCTGCCCGCTGCAACAAGTACAAGGTCCGAATGACCGTGATAGCAGCCTTCGAATTTAATTACTTTATTGCGGCCCGTGTATGCACGTGCGACACGAATCGTCGTCATCACTGCTTCAGTTCCCGAGTTGACGAAACGGACACGCTCCAGTGAAGGAACAGCCTTTTGAAGTTTTCTTGCAAAATCTATTTCGAGCTGTGTTGAAGTACCGTACAGTATGCCTTTACTTGACTGTTCTGTAATGGCTTCATGGATTCTCGGGTGGGCATGTCCTGTAATAATCGGACCGTATGCCGCGAGATAGTCGATATATTTGTTGCCGTCGACATCGTAGAAGTATGGACCTTCTGCTCTTTCCATAACTACCGGTGCTCCACCGCCTACTGCTTTGTACGATCTTGATGGTGAATTGACGCCGCCGAGAATAACTTCCTCAGCATCGATTTGCAATTTCTTTGAATTCGTATGAGTATACATAATTTCATCCTTACTTTTCGTCAGTTTTATTCATTCAATATAATACCATACATCAGACAATTATTTAAGAAACTAGAATGGTTTGCACTCATGCCGATAAAGGGTATTATAGATATACAGACTAATTAATGATGAAAAGGATGACTCATAAATGGAAAAATTTCCACAGTTCGAACTAGAAAATCAGAATGGTGAAATCGTATCTAATAATTCATTAACAGGACGCACGGTAATTTACTTTTACCCGAAAGACAATACACCCGGCTGTACTACACAGGCTTGTGACATGAGAGACAGTATGGCGACGCTTAACGATCTTGGTGTTACAGTATACGGCGTAAGCGGTGACAGCAAAAAGAAACATCAGAACTTTATCGAAAAACACGGTTTAAACTTCGATCTTTTAGTGGATGAAGACTTTAAGCTGTCGGAAGCTCTTGGAGTATACGGTCCGAAGAAAGCATTCGGCAAAGAATTTAACGGTATCACACGTACGACATTTGTCGTTGACGAAAACTCAAACATTCTTAAACGCTTTGACAAAGTTAAAGCTGCTGCACATGCTGATGAACTTCAGGACTTTCTTAAAGAGGGGTAACTACTATGAAAATCACTTCAACAGTTAAGTTAAAAGACTACATGGTGGAACAACTGGATGAACAGTATAACTACTTATATGTAGAAAAAGAAAACATGACAGATGAAATTAAAGCAGAAACTGATATTTTTGTAACGTACGGCGGGGATTTAACAGACGGTGAGGCGGCTCAGTTTGAAAATCTCAAATGGGTGCATGTAATGAGTGCCGGCATTGATGAGATTCCAAAAGATATCTTTGATAAGGCTCTCGTAACGAACTCTACAGGTATACATAAAATACCTATGACCGAATATGCAGTCGGCATACTGATGCAGTATTATAAAAACTTTACAAAACTGCATGAAGCCCAGAAAAATAATGAATGGATCAAATATTCACGATCGGAAGAACTCTATGGAAAAGAGGCACACATTCTCGGAACAGGGAGCATCGGCAGCCATCTTGCAAAAGCTCTGCAGGTTTTCGGTGTGAAAACTGTCGGTTATAATACAAACGGCCGTTCTATAGAAGGTTTTGATCAGACTTATGAAATTGGAAAGCTGAACGAGCAGGTTCAAAGTGCGGATATAATGGTAAATATTTTACCGAGCACGCCGGGTACAACAAATTTCCTGGAGACTGAAACATTTAAACTGATGAAAGACGAAGCGGTCTTTCTGAATATCGGTCGTGGGACCGTGATGACTGATGAAGTGCTGCTGGAGGTACTCGAAGAAAAATATATTGCCCAGGTGTTATCAGATGTATTTAATGAAGAACCGCTGCCTGAAGACAGCCCGCTGTATAACTATGATAATCTGACAATTACGCCGCATTGTTCAGCGAAGACAAGAATGTATAATGTGAGAGCGTTCGATATATTCATATATAATCTTGCTCGAATGAATAATGAATCGGATATGCAAAATGTTATCGACTATAACAAAGGTTATTAATATATAGTTTGACAATGATTTTGTATTCAAAGTACAATGTATATATTAGGTATATATAAACAGAAGGAAGGATCAGTCATATGAAGATGATAGATAATAATCATCATGACCATTTCGCAGAGTCTCTTGAGGCGCTAAAAAATACGGGCGTGAGAATCACACCTCAAAGAAAAGCAGTCCTCAGCTATCTCGTTGAAAGTGAAGTGCATCCGACTGCCGATGATATATTTCAAGCACTGTCCGGCGATTTTCCGAACATGAGTGTCGCTACAGTATATAATAACTTAAAATTATTTAAACAAACGGGGCTTGTTAAAGAGCTGACTTACGGTGATTCATCAAGCCGATTCGATTTTAACTCAGTACCTCATTATCATATCATCTGCAGCGAATGCGGAAAGATTACGGATTTCCAATATCCGGCATTAGAAGAAGTGGAGCACCTTGCTGGTCTAGTAACAGATTACGACGTAAGTCATCATCGTCTTGAGATTTACGGCGTATGTCCCGACTGCAGTGGAAATACAGAAAGTAATTCCAACAGCTAAATCCAGTTCCTTCTATATAAAGGATACAAAAGAAGTTCAAAAAATCCACGGTGCGTAATTGCACCGTGGATTTTTGTTTTAGTCTTTACTGTTACGCTGTTCGCGTAATTCTGCAATTTTTTTCTCCCTGCGGTGTTTTACATTGTAATCAACAGTGAATTCTTCACCTTCAAGTTCCTGATCGAGTGTCAGGGGTTCTTTACAATGCTGGCAGTAATCGACTCTGCCGAGTATCTTCGTATGACGCTCGCAGTTCGGACATTGAACAGTAACTGTACGTGCGCTGATCATGCCGACCCAGAAGTAAATAACGAAACTCAGCAGAATAGGTATGATTCCTAATATTAGGAAAATCAGCATTACCCATGGGATTTCTCTGAAGAACACACCAAGGTACATGACTGCCATACCGATGAAGATCATTGCAAGTGCCCAGCCGCGAATACGGAGTATTTTATTACCGGGTTTTCTCATATATGTCACCTCTAAAATTATTCTATACTTTCTTATCCTTATATGATAGTATATATCAAGTATTCGATTTACATATTTAACACGACGTTACGAAGTTGTAACATTTCTAAATAACATGTTAAAAAAGTTTAGAAAAAGTGTTGACGAAGAAGCGGATACTTGATAAGATATAAAAGTCGTCAAAACACGACGTCAACAACTAAGAGAACATCCTGAAAAGATTTTAAAATAGTTGTTGCAACTGAAACAGAGAAGTGTTAAGATAATAAATGTCGCTTAACAACGACACAACATTACTTAACAAAACAATAAAAACTTTTAAAATAGTTGTTGCATTCAAAACTTGGATGTGTTAAGATAGTAAATGTCGTCAAAACAACGGCGTAACACAAACTTAACAAAACTTTAAAATAGTTGTTGCATCTGTAAATCAGACATGTTAAGATAATTAAGCAGTCAACAAGAGCTTAACACAAACGAAACAAAGCTTTACATAAAGAACATTGAAAACTGAATGACAATATGTCAACGTTTAATTCCGAATACAAAGTCTTCTATTATATAGGAGCACAGGTTGAGGCGAACAACACAAACGCAAACGAGATACTGTCAGCAGTATCACACAGAGCTTATTATTAAGCTTTCCAATCATGGAGAGTTTGATCCTGGCTCAGGATGAACGCTGGCGGCGTGCCTAATACATGCAAGTCGAGCGCGAGATTGAGGAGCTTGCTCCTCATGATCGAGCGGCGGACGGGTGAGTAACACGTAGGCAACCTACCCTTGAGATTGGGATAACTACCGGAAACGGTAGCTAATACCGGATACGACATAGTCACAAAAGTGATTGTGTTAAAAGGCGGATTTATCTGCCGCTCATGGATGGGCCTGCGGTGCATTAGCTAGTTGGTGAGATAGAAGCTCACCAAGGCGACGATGCATAGCCGACCTGAGAGGGTGATCGGCCACACTGGGACTGAGACACGGCCCAGACTCCTACGGGAGGCAGCAGTAGGGAATCTTCCGCAATGGACGAAAGTCTGACGGAGCAACGCCGCGTGAGTGATGAAGGGTTTCGGCTCGTAAAACTCTGTTGTTAAGGAAGAATACTTGAGGTAGTAACTGGCCTTGAGATGACGGTACTTAACCAGAAAGCCACGGCTAACTACGTGCCAGCAGCCGCGGTAATACGTAGGTGGCAAGCGTTATCCGGAATTATTGGGCGTAAAGCGCGCGTAGGCGGTAAAATAAGTCTGATGTGAAAGCCCCCGGCTCAACCGGGGAGGGTCATTGGAAACTGTTTTACTTGAGTACAGAAGAGGAGAGTGGAATTCCATGTGTAGCGGTGAAATGCGCAGAGATATGGAGGAACACCAGTGGCGAAGGCGGCTCTCTGGTCTGTAACTGACGCTGAGGTGCGAAAGCGTGGGGATCAAACAGGATTAGATACCCTGGTAGTCCACGCCGTAAACGATGAGTGCTAAGTGTTGGGGGGTTTCCGCCCCTCAGTGCTGCAGCTAACGCATTAAGCACTCCGCCTGGGGAGTACGGCCGCAAGGCTGAAACTCAAAGGAATTGACGGGGACCCGCACAAGCGGTGGAGCATGTGGTTTAATTCGAAGCAACGCGAAGAACCTTACCAAATCTTGACATCCTCTGACAACTGTAGAGATACAGCTTCCCTTCGGGGCAGAGTGACAGGTGGTGCATGGTTGTCGTCAGCTCGTGTCGTGAGATGTTGGGTTAAGTCCCGCAACGAGCGCAACCCTTAAGTTTAGTTGCCATCATTAAGTTGGGCACTCTAGACTGACTGCCGGTGACAAACCGGAGGAAGGTGGGGACGACGTCAAATCATCATGCCCCTTATGATTTGGGCTACACACGTGCTACAATGGACAGGTTACAAAGGGCAGCAACGCCGCGAGGCCAAGCGAATCCCATAAAACTGTTCTCAGTTCGGATTGGAGTCTGCAACTCGACTCCATGAAGCTGGAATCGCTAGTAATCGTAGATCAGCATGCTACGGTGAATACGTTCCCGGGTCTTGTACACACCGCCCGTCACACCACGGAAGTCGATAACACCTGAAGCCGGTGGGCCAACCTTTTGGAGGCAGCCGTCGAAGGTGGGATTGATGACTGGGGTGAAGTCGTAACAAGGTAGCCGTATCGGAAGGTGCGGCTGGATCACCTCCTTTCTAAGGATAATAACGGAATCGGAGTAAGCGTTTGACATATTGTATTCAGTTTTGAATGTTTCTTTATAGAGATATTCACTTGTTAATAATAAAATAACTCATATATTATTTAATGGGCCTATAGCTCAGCTGGTTAGAGCGCACGCCTGATAAGCGTGAGGTCGGTGGTTCGAGTCCACTTAGGCCCACCATTAAATAGAAAATATGGGGGCTTAGCTCAGCTGGGAGAGCGCCTGCCTTGCACGCAGGAGGTCAGCGGTTCGATCCCGCTAGTCTCCACCATTTTATTATTCAGTTATGTACATTGAAAACCGTATAGAAGTAAAGAAAAGAGTAAAAAGATTTCAAATCGAGAAAAAGAATTGAAAACGAGAACGCAAACGTATCTATAAGATACACTCACACAAATTTCATTACGATTAAGTAGTGAAGGGCGCATGGCGGATGCCTAGGTAGCAAGAGCCGATGAAGGACGGAACAAACACCGATATGCTTCGGGGAGCTGTAAGTAAGCTTTGAACCGGAGATTTCCGAATGGGGAAACCCAATACCGCGAGGTATTACCACGACATGAATACATAGTGTCGTTGGAGGACACCTGGAGAACTGAAACATCTTAGTATCCAGAGGAAGAGAAAGAAACATCGATTCCCTAAGTAGCGGCGAGCGAACGGGGAAGAGCCCAAACCAGCTTCGGCTGGGGTTGTAGGACATTCACAACGGATTTAAAGACTTAGACGAATGGTCTGGGAAGGCCAACCGCAGGGGGTAAGAGTCCCGTAGTTAAAAAGTTGATAAATTTAGAATGTATCCTGAGTACGACGGAACACGAGGAATTCCGTCGGAATCCGGGAGGACCATCTCCCAAGGCTAAATACTCCTTGCTGACCGATAGTGAACCAGTACCGTGAGGGAAAGGTGAAAAGCACCCCGGGAGGGGAGTGAAATAGAACCTGAAACCATGCGCTTACAAGTAGTCAGAGCCCGTTAATGGGTGATGGCGTGCCTTTTGTAGAATGAACCGGCGAGTTACGAATATATGCAAGGTTAAGCAGCGAATGTGGAGCCGCAGCGAAAGCGAGTCTGAATAGGGCGACTGAGTATATGTTTGTAGACGCGAAACCAGGTGATCTACCCATGACCAGGCTGAAGTTCAGGTAACACTGAATGGAGGGCCGAACCGACTTACGTTGAAAAGTGACCGGATGAGTTGTGGGTAGGGGTGAAATTCCAATCGAACCTGGAGATAGCTCGTTCTCTCCGAAATATATTTAGGTATAGCCTCATATTAGCATCGTGGAGGTAGAGCACTGTTTGGATGAGGGGCCCATCCCGGGTTACCGAGTTCAGACAAACTCCGAATGCCACAGATGTGATGTATGGGAGTCAGACAGTGGGTGATAAGGTCCATTGTCGAGAGGGAAACAGCCCAGACCACCAGTTAAGGTCCCCAAATATATGTTAAGTGGAAAAGGATGTGGCGTTGCACAGACAACTAGGATGTTGGCTTAGAAGCAGCCATCATTTAAAGAGTGCGTAATAGCTCACTAGTCGAGTGACGCTGCGCCGAAAATGTACCGGGGCTAAACATATTACCGAAACTGTGGATTAAAATTTATTTTAATGGTAGGAGAGCGTTCTAAGTGCGGCGAAGCATGATCGTAAGGACATGTGGAGCGCTTAGAAGTGAGAATGCCGGTGTGAGTAGCGAAAGACGGGTGAGAATCCCGTCCACCGAACGACTAAGGTTTCCAGAGGTAGGCTCGTCCGCTCTGGGTAAGTCGGGACCTAAGCCGAGGCGAAAAGCGTAGGCGATGGACAACAGGTAGAAATTCCTGTACCAGTAAGATTGCATTTGAGTGATGGAGTGACGCAGAAGGAAAAGATGAGCGCGCGGAAGGAAGAGCGCGTCCAAGCCATAAGGCTGCATGTTAGGCAAATCCGGCATGCATTAAAGCTGAGTGGTGATGGGGAGCCGAAAATAGTAGGCGAAGCATACGGACTCACACTGCCAAGAAAAGCTTCTAGCAAGTAATCCTACTGCCCGTACCGTAAACCGACACAGGTAGTTGGGAAGAGAATTCTAAGGTGAGCGAGCGAACTCTCGTTAAGGAACTCGGCAAAATGACCCCGTAACTTCGGGAGAAGGGGTGCTTATAGAAATATAAGCCGCAGTGAATAGGCCCAAGCGACTGTTTACCAAAAACACAGGTCTCTGCCAAACCGAAAGGTGAAGTATAGGGGCTGACGCCTGCCCGGTGCTGGAAGGT from Jeotgalicoccus saudimassiliensis includes the following:
- a CDS encoding ABC transporter ATP-binding protein, with the protein product MIRRYMQFVKPYYGIIGLTILIGVLKFGIPLLIPLLVAYAIDSIILADGLAYDERISMLIEILIVFAVVFIVLRPPVEFFRQYLAQRTSNKILYDIRKKLYGHLQMLSAKFYSNNKVGEVISRVINDVEQTKDFIMTGLMNVWLDLVTIIIALIIIFSLNVQLAFASILIFPFYIFGVWFFFGRLREKTRNRSQALAEVQGFLHERVQGINVVKSFAIENHEEERFDNTNNNFLTKALEHSRWTAYSFMVVNTITDIGPLIVIGYGTYLVLNGDLTVGVLAAFVAYLERLYGPLRRLVSSSTSLTQSIASMDRVFGLFDVPYDVKDKEGAQPIKDVKGQIEISNVGFKYDENDNDVLKNINLDIEIGQTVAFVGMSGGGKSSLVSLIPRFYDVTAGSIKIDGQDIRDVSVRSLRDNLGIVMQDNILFSDSIRENILLAKPEATEEEVILAAQRANAHEFIMNLEEGYDTTVGERGVKLSGGQKQRIAIARVFLKNPPILILDEATSALDLESESIIQDTLDKLSSDRTTLVVAHRLSTVTHADKIVVIENGEITETGTHSELMSKKGAYKNLYDIQGL
- the mutY gene encoding A/G-specific adenine glycosylase, whose amino-acid sequence is MFKRPEFNNTLLNWYQANKRNLPWRETSDPFKIWLSEVMLQQTQVITVIPYYEKFITKYSNLDALADADEQSLLKDWEGLGYYNRIRNFQHAVKEVQEKYDSQVPDRPDEFFSLKGVGPYIGGAVQSIAFNNQLAAVDGNVLRVMSRLNRDGRDMTKASVQKDVKRYIEEDMPLEAGDFNQALMELGATICTPRTPKCVICPVKEHCEALKANEVMQYPLKKKQKAKQEYYYNVYFILNDKGEILLTKQEDDLLKGMYELPRYDVDTSLESIEDEYNIQLSQPGSPVGDHKHVFTHKIWYMEGYIVYTVNDNENFIPLQDVKNLPMSVAMQKMMNLINTASESEL
- a CDS encoding FUSC family protein, encoding MRFGARVLKTGIAVVLTFLITNQIGLTPALIAGIAAVNALQPNVYRSLETTWNQFRGNTIGAISAIVMVLLFGSNILIIGLTVILVLAMLLFFKLQSVSTLAVITVVAIMDVPFGADLETSDFLIVAGTRFSLVMIGVLVSLLVNLVFIPPRYETKMYHNCFNIANDIFKWMRLELNAVTESQNVKKDLEQLQKRVTKLETMYSWYKEERNLFKKQRFGDHRRKVLFKHMIASTRQAYNLLKRINRYENDYKHLPDDLKYHIRIEMDEMMAYHEQVFMKFTEKIKPETSELYVEGSHYFEESLMTHFLKEYSRLTEEDDKLQYENILEIITSMHEYSRAIDRVDRLTNSFFSYHIDKNKIDIQDETLDI
- a CDS encoding glutamate-1-semialdehyde 2,1-aminomutase; its protein translation is MYTHTNSKKLQIDAEEVILGGVNSPSRSYKAVGGGAPVVMERAEGPYFYDVDGNKYIDYLAAYGPIITGHAHPRIHEAITEQSSKGILYGTSTQLEIDFARKLQKAVPSLERVRFVNSGTEAVMTTIRVARAYTGRNKVIKFEGCYHGHSDLVLVAAGSGPSQLGTPDSAGVPESVAQDVITVPFNNLEDFKEAINHFGDEIAAVLVEPIVGNFGIVEAEDGFLQAVNDIAHDNGSLVIYDEVITAFRFGYGSATDIVGVTPDLTAMGKIIGGGTPIGAYGGRLDIMESVAPLGAAYQAGTMAGNPLSMAAGIACLEVLEKPGVYEELDRLGAKLEDGLNALIEKYNVTAKINRLVGALTIYFTDETVTNYTQAEASDGEVFAKFFRGLISRGINIAPSKYEAWFLTTEHTEKDIDDTLAIVEDVFKNDL
- a CDS encoding DNA-3-methyladenine glycosylase, with product MNYLNIDFLSDNTLEAAKQLLGVEVVTEINGEKTSGFITEVEAYLGLSDRAAHTFNGKVTKKNAMMFEPYGHIYVYTMHGHNCMNFVTTTDRPEGILIRGIEPHQGIDIMKERRGKETDLTSGPGKLTKALGITRAEHNGAKINGDTLHVLPGRNPAAIEETKRIGIDNKEEAVDYLYRFIVKGNPNVSRFKGKPGINNGWQ
- the ntdP gene encoding nucleoside tri-diphosphate phosphatase; this translates as MVMESIPKEGSKMRIQSYKHDGKIHRVWSETTILKGTDHVVIGGNNRTLVTESDGRKWVTREPAIVYFHKDFWFNVICMFRDDGVYYYCNLSSPYACDDEAIKYIDYDLDIKVYPDGKYHLLDEDEYKVHRSKMNYPDSIDEILKHQVDELQQWIEHKKGPFAPDFIKVWHHRFNSEH